Below is a window of Ornithodoros turicata isolate Travis chromosome 7, ASM3712646v1, whole genome shotgun sequence DNA.
CTACTTTGCTCCGCGGAGTCAGCAAGTCAGTTCGCCTAGTCGCATCTTGCGCGGGCAATATTGAATCTTGGGTCAAATTCAAACTAAAGATATCGGTGTCTCTTCTGTAATAAGATTGCATAGAAAGCCCTTGTGACTAAACGTTTCTGGCAGACCTGCACGGTGAGTACGACAGCTACGAAGTTCAGGACGTTTAATTATGAGTAACCTATGAAACAGCTACACGCACAACAGTTAGTTTGAACATGTAGGTAACATTTTGTCATTGCGCGGAACGTCAACCACCGGATCAAAGAGAACGTGGGCAGTTGATACTATATTCCGCATTGCCTTGCTGAGAAGGGTATTCAGGAATTATACCAACCTTTCTGCAGACATGTAGAAACAAGGTGAAGTgtctgctctgaggctggaatacaCAACCTACTGTTTCACTTCTACTGTTCGTGGAGAAACGTATCGGAGTGCCTTGTAATCTTTGTTGAGCGCATATGTGCATAAAAATAGCACTTGCTAACTCTAATCGCAATAAGAACAACTAGCTTGTCACCGTATTTATATACCGTATACCGCGTTATATATCATTGAGGCAAGGACAGCAGCGGCAGAATCCAAGTGCCTCACAAAGACATGAACTTTGATTTCTTTTACCCTTTTCAGCATGATGTAGCTGTTTGCAGTCATCAGCATTTAGTCACAAAGGAAGTCCCTGCCTATATgcaataatttgaaaattcgttCAACTGTTGAATGGTTCAACTTGGTTGTGTGATGTTACTTGAtgtgccttttttttctctcttaggCAAAGAAGCGCTCTGGCCTGTGAAAGGGGCTAAAATGTCCTGCTCATCTGGAGATACAATAGATGACGAGCAGGCTTCCCTCTTTAAGAATTATAAGGAAGAAGGACAGAAACATCTAAAATGTGGCCAGGTCAAGGAAGCTCTCAGCTGCTACCAAAAAGCTTACGAGCTCAAGCCAGATGAAAAACTCAGAAATAAGATCAATAAAATGGAGGAGTTTCTAGCATCTGAAGCtgacaatgaagaagaaagcGGTATGGTTGAAGTCGGCAATGGTTTCCACCTCTATGTAGGCATTGCAGAGAAGCTTTATGCCTATCAGAAAGAAGGACTGCTGTGGATGTGGAAACTCTttttgaaaaagaaagggggTGTGCTCGGTGATGACATGGGTTTAGGGAAGACCGTTCAAGTGATCTCTTTCCTGTCTGGAATGTTTGACGCTGACCTCATCAAATCTGTTCTCCTGATCATGCCCGTGTCGTTGATACCCAACTGGAAAAAGGAGTTTGATAACTGGGCACCCGGTATCAAAGTGTATGATTACCACACCGGCAGCAAACAAGAGAAAGAGCGCAACTTGTCACGTGCTCAGAGGAGAGGCGGTGTGCTCATCACGAGCTACGGAATGCTAATTCACAACTCCGAAAATCTGTGTGTCAGCAACGGCCAAAAGTTTGCATGGTGCTACCTTGTGCTCGACGAAGGACACAAGATCAAGAACCCTACGAAAACAACAAAGGCTGTGTATGAAATACCGGCAAAGAATAGGCTTGTACTTACAGGAACGGCAGTTCAGAACAACTTGCGCGAGCTTTGGGCACTGTTCAACTTCACACACCAGGGAACATTGCTTGGGTCCTTAGCCACCTTCAGGGTTCAGTACGAGACCCCCGTCAACCGTGCTCGTGAAAAGGATGCGACAGTAGGAGAGAGGAGGCTTGGCATTGAGATAGCACAGGCCTTGAGGAAGAAAATCGACCCGTTCTTCCTTCGACGAACAAAGGCAGAGGTTCTCCAGGACACCGAGAACAACGACCCGGACGCAAAGTCTTTGATACCCAAGCTGATCTTCACCGCCAAGAAGAATGACCTCGTCGTGTGGACCTTCCTGTCAGACTTGCAGAAGAAAATCTATAAAGAGTTTCTGGAATCTGACGAAGTGGCAAACATTTTGATGACCAGAAGGTCACCGCTCGTGCAGCTAACTATCCTGAAGAAAATATGCGATCATCCGAGGTTGTTATCGAAGCGAGCATGTGTGCAGTTAGGCTTGCACGAGAATATGACCCAAGAGGAAATTGAGGAATTCATTGACAACGATGAGGGTACAGCCatggacattgccagtgtgtcAGACGAGACTCTCCTTGAAGAATCGGGCAAGATGATGTTTGTCCTTCACCTTCTGCTTGAACTAAAGCGTGGCGGACACCGAACGCTGTTCTTTTCCCAGTCAAGAAAGATCTTGGATATCACGCAAAGGATATTGATAAACAGAGGGTTAAAGGTCACACGCCTCGACGGGACAGTCACGAAGCTGACAGATCGTGATCGCTTGGTACGCCAGTTCCAGGAAAAAGAATGTTACGATATTTTCCTTCTGACCACACAAGTTGGTGGTGTGGGACTGACCCTCACAGCTGCTGACAGGGTTATCATCTATGATCCTAGCTGGAACCCCGCAACGGATGCGCAAGCCGTCGACAGAGCTTATCGTATCGGCCAGAAGAAGAACGTCGTTGTGTACCGTCTCGTGACGTGTAGCACGGTGGAAGAGAAAATTTACCGGCGCCAAATTTTCAAGGACTCCATCATCAAACAGACGACTGGCAAGCAACGGGATCCGACTCGATACTTCTCGAAACAGGAACTGCGAGAACTCTTCACTCTCGATGACCCCACGTACAGCAACACTCAGGTACAGCTCGAGGAAAAACACTCGCATGACAGAAAAACTGATGCGGGCCTTGAGAGCCACATAAAGTTCCTGCAGGAGAACAACATCTTTGGTGTTAGCCACCACGATCTGATGTTTTCAGCGCAAGAGAAAGAATGCAAGCCTGAAGAGTTTGTTCCTGGTGAGCTCGAGCATGTGCAGAGGAGAGTGGAACAAGCAGAACGACTTGTCAGTGTTGAGGCGGAGATGCTTCTTTCGGAGATACAGAAGGATGGAAATTACACGGTACCTTTGAACATTATCGTTAGGGGCAAGCAGCCTGGACCAAGCGTGCCAAAATCACTTAACATGTTTCCATGTGTTATACCTGACGATGATGTTGTTCTGGTACCTAAGAGCGAAGATGTCGACGTTAAACCTGCTGTGGTTGCTGTGCAGAGCACAAGTAGGGCGATTGATGTAGACAGCATAGATTCAATCAATCAAACTCTAGGGAGCCTTTCCATTAGACAAGCAGACAAGAGCGATAGCATAATTGTGGAAGGCTCTGATGACGAACTCTTCCAAGAGACTCCAAGAGATGTTCCCACTTCATACATCATTGAGGAGTCCGATATAGATGAGGAGTCTGACATAGATTCTGTTGATGGAGCAGAGGAGACCAAGAACCTAGACACTAAAGCAAATATGAAACAAGAGGTTGTTACACAAGGCGTTACAAAGACTGAGGAACCTGCCGATAGTGACAAATCGAAAATAATGAAGCAAGAGCCTGAAATGCAAGTAGCAGTGAAGTCAGAGTCATGCTCGGAATATTCCGATTTGCCTTTGGAAGAAATAGCTCCATTACCAGTGAAGGAGGAAGCAATTTCAAATGCAGGAAAAGAGCTTGAACTCGGTCCTGACGACCGTGTGATGGAGGACACGACAACGGAAACAGAGGACCTGGGAAGTGCCGATCCTGCTTCCTCAAATGACATCACAAAGCATGTTTGTAGAAAACTATTTCAAACTGAGGTTGCAGATAAGGGGACGAGGAGTCCAGCTATGGTTCTTGATGCCAGTAGTGGAGATCCAGTACCTTTTGTGAGGAAGCGCAGCTATAGCTCCAACTTAACACCGTCACCCAGTCAACGAATTACAAAGCACCATGCACCATCACCACTGGTGTTTCAGACAGTGTCACAAAACAAGCCCCTGCACAGTCCACTGTACAGTCGGTGTGAACTTCCCAGTCCATTCCACGACACTACCAGCACTCCTGATATGAAGACACTAAACAAACTGCCGTGAGTACAACTTGGAAGCTGTGCAAATTTCTGCTGCAACAGGCACAGTTCAAAAAAGCTAAATATTATAGTTCCAGTCAAGTGTCAGCTACATACACTTCTCTAGCTAATGGTTCTACATATCCACAGAAACATGCTTTGTCTTGTCAGTCTGATGTGGCAGCCTGATTGGGGGGGATATGAGGGTGGCTTTTTGGGTGTAGAATTTACTTTGGTGTCTTGATGTAATTGGATTTATTTACTTTGTTACAAAATTTTATAATGAATTAGGTTAATTACTAAATAAGTTAATAGGTAATGTAAGAAATTAGTTTACTTTGATTTCTACACCAAACCGTGACACAGAAATCTTATGAAATTCCTCACCCACATGAACCATCGGAAAGATGTAAATTCTACTTCAGAACAACAAATTCATCTTGTAAATTATAGCTCATAAAGTTCCTCAAAGGCTCTGCTGTAGAGTACTTAACTTCCTTGCACGCAAAATTGAGGTAGTACATGTTATGCTTTGACCAAATAAGACTATTAACACTTGGACAACAGAGATACGTTCCTTGGATGCAAGGAGGGTTGGCACCATTCAATTTGTCGTCCGGCCACTATTTGTCATTCCAGGTGGTGTAAATGCTTTTATGCTACATTTCCTTAAACTCTCTCATTTGAAAAGTGTAATCAGATTTCCATTATTTAGGTACGGGTATATTGCATGCAGATATAAGGATCACCCATGATGTCTAACATGtgttcagtgcattgtgctcaGTGAACTTTCTCGTGGTatatataaataatatatatatatataaagaaggaCATTTCGCTCAGCAATGCAGTTCCACAAGTTATATCTTCTTCGCTACCCAGCTGCAGAAAATTTCTCAGCTGTGAAATTTGGTGCCTCATCAGTTTCATTGCTGTACTGTATTTCTGCAGCTTACACAGTTTCTGTTTTTCTAACATTGTGTACATACTTATTTCCACTATGGCTTTAGGATGAGGTTGCAAGCACTTAAGTAATCAGTCAGTGTACCTGTTAATCAGAAAAGTTTATCTTCTTATATTGTTGCATGAGATAGTGATATGTTGCTGTACACGTTTTGATCTTACCCGTTACTTCACAAAGTGGCAGCGGAAAACCTTCTCCGGTCTGCAGCCAAGGTGGCAGGGTTCACAGCACCTCGACCCCTTTAGCAACCTCACCACGAAGAATCACTCCGTTAAAGGTGTCCCTCACAGCTGATAGGAAGCACTGTTCATCTAGCAGTGCTACTATGAACCCATTTCAGAAGGCAATGGCTACATCTCTGGTAAGTAAGCTCATGTTCCCATTATATTTGGCATAACACCCGAGACTAATTCGCTTGTGTTTTGGGGATTTAGGTTCTTTCAAAATCGGGAACAAAAATCTGGTTTTGTTTCAGGAGCTGTAATATAcgatattggctgaaaatgtaaaatttaaatttatttaagcTGTGCCGAATGCAGAGTACTTAGCATTCttccccagcaaaccattaacaTTCCAtggacatccctacaaggtcgcaaATGTCCTGAATACCTGGACATCCATAGGAGATCTATGGGATGTCGCACAATGACATTGGTGTTCTGGGCTTACTCCAGCAAACAACAGATGCCCCTGGTGCGTCAGCGTGATATCGCGTTCCGGATGTCCGAGTAACCCATAGGAAACACCCTGAATACCCCAGGAATATCCATGGGATATCCAGGAGAGAATTGTTGGACATTATAGAGACGATAGCCtcaattaaaaacacagtatttgataGGGAGGGATGACAGGAATGCTGTTGGGTGAGTCGATGCAGGTACACGGGAATTGGGAAGACAACATCCtcatcaccgttacaaatggctACGCCACCATATCCTTAACGAACATGCGTGTAACAAATTGTATGTaaatatatgttccatccagctcgcaaatagaggttactgcagGTTTTCCCAAGTGGCCCAATCAGTGCCCGTGTTGGTGGTTGAATTTGCGCTTTCGCAAGTTCATTTTCAGGGTTTTCCCCTAAGCCACTAAGCCATAATGGGCGCGTTAAGGTGGAGCTCCGGGAACATTCCCTCTCTCCCAGGATCACTAAACAGCACCAAAGCAACTTACGGTGCGtgttcccgggtgcaccctgtGCAAAACCTTTACCCTCATGCCAGAGTAAAGCGGTACGACTTCCGGCCCGTGACGCATTTTCCAGTGTACACGCCGTTTGACCATAGAGGTGGCGTTTGTCGGGACTGGTGGGCGgcttctgctattttttttttgtaagcagacgacagaagaaaaCTCGAGAAGTTGCATGCGTGTGGGGCGCCCAGCTTCCGGATAGCCTCACAAACACCGTTAAGTGGGGACACCAAGGGTACGTTCCCCTGAGAACCTGGGAAAGGACGCTCGAGAGCCTGCTTAACATGCCCAATGATgcaattcgggggtaaaaactGGCTTTACCGGGTTTAACACCAAAACAGAAGGCTTTGACTATGATAACCATATAGTCTGTTTTTTTAGAAGCTATACTTCTGTAAAACGCACTGCTAATTGAACGGCTCTTGGACGTTCTCTACACCACAAAGGAACTGTTCATTGTGAGACCAATAATATTGACGCCTGGAACTGTAGAGTAGTGCTACCTAGAACTTGATCCTTCAACGTCCATCCAAGTCATTCACTTGACAATAGCTGCTGGCATCACATGGCATCACATCCAACACTTccctggggccctattctcgcCATATTAATGGACCTTGATTACTTGGTGTGTCGCCTGCCATTGGTCGTTACCTGAAGAAGGTGTCAAGGACAGAAATGAATGCCACGCGCCCCCAAACAATAACCAATAAAGTGCAGGATCAAGTGCTCGACTATTGATTGAGGGCgcgtgacattcatttctgttcttcacgccttcttcacgtaacgccCAATGACaagcgagacacaaagtaatcgaagTCGATTACTTTGATGAGTGCAGCTACGCCAGACGCTGATATGTATTGATATGCAAAACATTGCCTCACATTGCCCCACTTTTTACAGTTCGAACTTGCATAGAAGAATTCAAAGTTTTTAAAATCTGGATTTACTGAAAGGGCTCTGTCCCCACGCTCTGTACCGTACAAAATGTCATTGTTTTCAGCTAATGACTGCTGGAAAAACATTATTTTTATTCTCTAATCATGTTTTTGTCTCAGTCGAAAAAACTTCAGTAGAAGAACATACCCGGACATTTGTCAATACTCATTCAACTCGAATCCAACAGGAGCTGTCACCAGAAGAACCCAAACCACCTGAACCAGCCATAATATCTGATCACAGTGATGATGACGAGAGCAGCCCAGTAGCTGCTGGCCTTAGAAGACACCATAACAGGGTTCTTTCCGATGACGACGATGACACCGACGACTTAGATGCATCGCCTACTTGGCATCACGACACATCTGTTCATCGCACCAAGAGGAATGACAGCACACATGAAGTAGATGCACCTAAAAACGGAGCACGGCACAATGTCATCCAGAGTAGTGATGAATCAAGTTCTGGTGATGAAATGATATCAGAAAATGAAGAAGAGGGATGGAAAAGCATATCTCATTCCCTCTCATCTATAGAGTGATGTTGGCAGGCTATACTGGCCTTTGCAATGTATGGTGCAGTCATAAATTAGGCCTTTTGTAAATGTTATAATAAGTTATTTATATGAAATTCCAGATCTGGTTTATGCTGTAATTCACTGTATGGAAACTTAAAACTGATATCGTATGACACATGTGATACGGGTATGTTTTTTGATAGGAGGAGAAATATGTTTCTGAGGTGCACTTTCCTGTTTTAAAATGGATGTGACAACTGTTTGAGATTAACCTGGACTTATCTTTTATGTTCTGTTTTTATGCTTTTACAAGAGAACAAGTGTAATTTGGCTGGCACTCTTTGTTTGCATCATTCCGAAGAGTAAGCACCTTTTTCCAATCAACCGCTAACCACGATGACTGCAATTCAGCACAGAAATGTGGATAAAGATTTCTTTACTGCCATTGTGCAAGAAGGGAAATAAATACGAGCAATATGAGAAACATGTACATAAGAGCATTGTCAAAAgattatacaggatgtttcacctGAGGTGATAAAAATTCTAACTGACTACGTACTCGCCGGACTTTCGGCAGTTACCTTCTGGAAGCTTTTGCCACCATTggggaaggctttggacaatttttgatTGCACAAAAGTTATtgttttcaattgaactttgaaaattgctgagtgaacctctttttttttttttttttacagaaatatgaagtcctccacggatccaccacagacccaaccaaaactatgcacagtatcggcAACAGAAATCATCTTaaaaaatttgtaaaaattcggctttagccctgcctgcttgattgtcgcaacgAAAAGCGCACAGtatttgcggggagaggaggaagtgttcccgcctcttgttttacttttctttcCGCCGCTTTGACCGTCATGCTGCGGTGACTTATCACATGAAAATctttatcacaaagaaaacaaaacaaccgtcttatcaaaGGAGCCacaacaaatgaaggcggggacacttcccgGTCTAGACGCTGATTTCGcacgcgcttctttgcgaaaattgagcaggcggggctaaagcgtaatttttactaatttttacgactatttctgttgcgatacagtgcataggttttgttgggtaactgcggttatccgtggaggacaacATACTTTTGCAAAAACAAGTGAGGTTcgcgcaattaaaaattgtccaaagccttcctcaatgtggtggcaaaagtttccagaaagtaaatgccgaaagtccgataatcctccggcgagtacgtcgccagttagaactTTTTATCACCttcggtgaaacaccctgtatactctgCAAGTTCAAACTCCAAAAATGCGGTCCCCCCATTTCTATGTCAGTAACATTGCGAAACAACGCTGAGCACAGTCCCCCATCTCCCACCCAGAACTGCACTCTATCATTGGCTCTGCTCCCGCTGCCTCAGGTACAGTGACGTTAACCTCACTCattcggctgtgctgtctggggtttttcctgggttttcctcagacgctttcagacatctgtcggcacagttcccttagaagtcggcccaggacgcgcattccctCAGAGTGTCAGTTGTGactcgtgaggccaacaacggcgagccctttcaccgtcaccaccaccacttcatTCTCTTACGGGATATCGGAAAGTCGTCCTCGCGCGCTACAGCTATCAACTTCGATCATTGTTCTTGTGCAAGAAGGCATGATATTTGTTGCAcaaatttgtttttgtttttggggggaggggggctgcGGCATGTTCCGCAACAGGTAACTCGTCGCGCGCACGAGGGCTTTGACGTGCACACACTAGAGGCACCTAAACTCCTTTAGAGAGTGCTGACGTCACTTCGTGACGTGGAGAGGCCCACGGATGTAGCGCCGCGCCATGTGCCGCAGGTGCTCCCGACGCTGATCCTACGGCCACGGCCCCTCGATTGCTCTCTCCGCTTGGATGGAGGAGCGATCGAAGGGCCGTACTATGTCATACGGACGTACCATAAGGTATCTTCAGCTGGTCGCACGAATCATCAGGTAACTTCGCAAATCCTTGCGGTTCCTGTGTTACAGGGAGACCCCagtgaaggctactgagggatgctcgcatgttatctatggtgggtagttctcttggactacccaaatcccagagcaagagggactGTACACCCTCCTCCTCCTGTGCCACCGTCGTCATCTCTTCCCTCCCTCTTTCGCCCttccctcttctccctccctgGTAGCACGGAGCCGCCACCGCCGGGGCCAGAGCAGGCTTACCGCACCTTCTCCCAACATCGTTCCCACACACACGAACGCACGGGTCCTCCGAGCCAGAGCGCGCGGAGCTGCCCTCGGAGCAGGGACACAGAGGATATATTAGCTTCGCTAGTTCGTATTTGCTCCGCCCTCGTCAGCGCTATGCCAGAAGCCGTCCAACGGCCATAgtgcaagtaaaaaaaaagagagagagagagatcattGCTTCGTAGTGGCTCAGTCGCCGTCGCCAACCGTCCTGCTGCACGAGAGCGTATAAATCAGTATGTTTCACATTATTGTATTGTCCATTGGATGCTTGTGTATTATTCGCGGTCTCTAAAGCTTCATAAAAATATTGCAGGGGCAGATTGAGGGGGGCTCTGGATGTTCTGACCTCCCCCCATCAATTTCAGTCGTTACTTAGACCCATGGGCGGATCCAGAATATTTCTGAGGAGGGGGTCCAGCATGTTACATACGCGATATAAGGTAAtttaaacactatgtgaagacagaaattgaggagggagTCAGGATATCCGGAACCCCTCTAGATCCGCTCCTGCTTAGACGTCGGCCCAGCACACTCCcacagagcgttagtcgtggtgacgttgcccacctctgtgaggccgacaacggcaagctcttTCGTTATCACCAGTTCCCGTAGTTAGTGGCtacgatgatggcattccacgcaaagtctgggaggtgacccgggttcgaatcctggcaccggctgtgctgtctgggtgttttcatGGGTGTCCCGCAGTTcactttgaagtcggcccaagacgcacaatCCCCCGCGAACAACATGCCGCCACACCGGCAGGCAAaccgctcggaaatagcacgcGAATAGCGCCACGTTGCCTGATTTTTGCTATGGTGATGGGCGGAGTCAACGCAAACTTGCGAATCTGCAGCGTAGTTGTGGCCACGCCCCTGGCCATTCAACGGTCTCCCACGCAGCGTAGACGAAGGCGGAGCGACAGCGAACTTGTGAAGCTACGAAATGGCGAGGAAAGCGCCGCTAGTCGTCGCCTATGCAGACATCATCGGTATATGTGATTGATTGGGGTTCACTTCTATGATAACACGGTGGCAGTGGCGaatcaaggggggggggggatcgcccCCCCTTCCCAACgccagtttatacattggatttccctctcccctccaccactacgcgctccgacaaagaaaccgccccccccccccccaaacacagGGTCTGGATCCGACCCTGCACGGTGGTCTACAGTCTGGGCTTCCCCAGACGTCAGGCTCGTGGGCCCTGTTGGAATGATCCTCCCGACGTGAAACGCTCCGAGGGAAGCTGTAGCACATACAATGCAACAGCGTGGATTTGTCCTGAGCTATCGGCGGGGGCGGTGTAGGTGGAAAGGTGTTGCACCTTGCACACCAGGACTCGATGGTAATAGAGACGATTAAAAATATTAATTATTACGAGGCAACATGGCTATTTTTTAATGCCCGTGCCATTTCAACTTGTATCAGCCTCATCGTTTCTCTCTCGTGGATCAGTATCAGCACGAGAGCAAAGTTGCGTGCGCTCGACCTTTGGGTTTCCGAGCACAGACGCTGTAGAAGAACCATAGCTTGGCAATATCGACGTCGTTACTGGGATCAATATCTCCACAGGAAGCCATGGATGACGATTTACGTGTAAGTGCGCCGACGTCTACTCAACAATCGCACATGATTTGCATACGTATTTGTTGGCTACCTGCCGTAGCGGAGAAGCACTGGTGAGCGAGGTACTTCACACGGACAAAGCTTCCAAACAGTGCATTGTGCGCCGTCTATTGTTTCCTCAGCACTATTGGAAGTTTCATCCCTCTTCATGGCCAACCATTCCTAATGTTTGGTCAGCCACCTGTTGTATCTGCTGCTTCCCTTGTGAGGTTCCCTATATATGTCAGTAGTAGTGAATGCACTTAGTCTCTCCTCGATATCTCCCTATGTCCTTGGTTGAATTGCAAAAACGTACGAGGTGCTTGTTCACAACCCTACCTAAGTAGTTCGACCGGATAAATTGTTTCCATTGATATTGCGCAAGATTGTTTATTCTACAAACGTCCCTAGGTCAACATCACACTATTCCCTCGCGGGAATTCTTTGGGGCTACCCATTTCCTGACATTACTGCCTGTAGGGTTTAAACTTCGCAAAGTTTCGTGACAAACAATACGCGTAGACGAATATTTCATTTTGGTGGCGGTCATTAACCAGACGTCATAGAGCACCATAGCTCCTAAGGGGGCAATACTGCGAGATTTACAACGTCACTTTACTACTAGGAAATCGCGGCGATTTCCTGTTATGCCACTCTTCCCTCCCATACCCTATAACTCTCATCCCACCAAATGCAAGGGCATCGTTTGTCTTGTAGGTTCACGAGCGCCCGTCCTACCAGAGCAGCGCCCACAAGCTGGCCACGTTTTTCATCATGACAGCCGGAAGTGCAAAGGCTACCCAGTTTCCAATAATGTTCATTGTCTACGGAGGAGGTGCTCAATTATATTTACACCCTGGACTCCAACATGCTCCAACATGGAAGCTTATGCTCGTTTTTATGTCGCAGTTCCATTCCTGGTGGCATATTTGACGCTCCTGGCAACCATTGCAATGCCTATCATGCACCTGGAAAGTAACCTCGGCCAGTTTGCTGGAGACGGGAACCGGGGCATATTTAGCACAGTGCCGTTGTTCATAGGTAACAGCTAGTGCCCTGCCCTGACGgccagaacagttactttcacGAACATTTTCAGGACTAGGTTATACCATGACGATGTACGCGGTCCTGCACTCCATAGGAGACTCTGTAACCTTGTCAGAGAACCTGATACAGTTCTTGAAATCACTAAAAGCGACGCCTTGGGTCGGTTGTGACCAGCAGTGGGTGTCAGATAACCGTACTTGCTACACCATTCGTCCAGGAATGGTAAGTGTCCGTGTACTCAGTGGAGAgacatccccacggaatattctagaaGAAAAAGCACGACTGTTAACGGGACAGAAGTTCTGCCGCGTTCTGTGTGCAGCAGCACCTGGATATAGGAAGCCTGCTTTCTCGTCGTCTGACGTCAACCAattaggatcgtgttttcaacggc
It encodes the following:
- the LOC135401144 gene encoding DNA excision repair protein ERCC-6-like — translated: MSCSSGDTIDDEQASLFKNYKEEGQKHLKCGQVKEALSCYQKAYELKPDEKLRNKINKMEEFLASEADNEEESGMVEVGNGFHLYVGIAEKLYAYQKEGLLWMWKLFLKKKGGVLGDDMGLGKTVQVISFLSGMFDADLIKSVLLIMPVSLIPNWKKEFDNWAPGIKVYDYHTGSKQEKERNLSRAQRRGGVLITSYGMLIHNSENLCVSNGQKFAWCYLVLDEGHKIKNPTKTTKAVYEIPAKNRLVLTGTAVQNNLRELWALFNFTHQGTLLGSLATFRVQYETPVNRAREKDATVGERRLGIEIAQALRKKIDPFFLRRTKAEVLQDTENNDPDAKSLIPKLIFTAKKNDLVVWTFLSDLQKKIYKEFLESDEVANILMTRRSPLVQLTILKKICDHPRLLSKRACVQLGLHENMTQEEIEEFIDNDEGTAMDIASVSDETLLEESGKMMFVLHLLLELKRGGHRTLFFSQSRKILDITQRILINRGLKVTRLDGTVTKLTDRDRLVRQFQEKECYDIFLLTTQVGGVGLTLTAADRVIIYDPSWNPATDAQAVDRAYRIGQKKNVVVYRLVTCSTVEEKIYRRQIFKDSIIKQTTGKQRDPTRYFSKQELRELFTLDDPTYSNTQVQLEEKHSHDRKTDAGLESHIKFLQENNIFGVSHHDLMFSAQEKECKPEEFVPGELEHVQRRVEQAERLVSVEAEMLLSEIQKDGNYTVPLNIIVRGKQPGPSVPKSLNMFPCVIPDDDVVLVPKSEDVDVKPAVVAVQSTSRAIDVDSIDSINQTLGSLSIRQADKSDSIIVEGSDDELFQETPRDVPTSYIIEESDIDEESDIDSVDGAEETKNLDTKANMKQEVVTQGVTKTEEPADSDKSKIMKQEPEMQVAVKSESCSEYSDLPLEEIAPLPVKEEAISNAGKELELGPDDRVMEDTTTETEDLGSADPASSNDITKHVCRKLFQTEVADKGTRSPAMVLDASSGDPVPFVRKRSYSSNLTPSPSQRITKHHAPSPLVFQTVSQNKPLHSPLYSRCELPSPFHDTTSTPDMKTLNKLPGSGKPSPVCSQGGRVHSTSTPLATSPRRITPLKVSLTADRKHCSSSSATMNPFQKAMATSLELSPEEPKPPEPAIISDHSDDDESSPVAAGLRRHHNRVLSDDDDDTDDLDASPTWHHDTSVHRTKRNDSTHEVDAPKNGARHNVIQSSDESSSGDEMISENEEEGWKSISHSLSSIE